The Hydrogenispora ethanolica genome has a segment encoding these proteins:
- a CDS encoding glycerophosphodiester phosphodiesterase: MKIIAHRGFSSRAPENTLAAFGMAVEFGVDGLEFDVHLSKDGEVVICHDEAVDRTTDGEGLIKDFTWEELRRLDAGSWFEPRFVGERIPRLSDLLELVAGTRLLLNIELKTNIFPYPGIEEKVIQMVKNFGIVNRCIISSFNHHSLLRAITILPELKTGALYEADLFKPWEYAETFGAAALHPEHHSVTPELVREARHRGIMVNPWTVNEPVHMERMIAAAVDGIITNYPDVAKQVLQNTSRR, from the coding sequence ATGAAGATCATCGCGCATCGCGGTTTTTCTAGCCGGGCTCCGGAGAATACCTTGGCCGCCTTCGGCATGGCGGTCGAGTTCGGCGTCGACGGCCTGGAGTTCGATGTCCACTTGAGTAAGGATGGCGAAGTGGTTATCTGCCACGACGAGGCGGTTGACCGCACGACCGATGGCGAGGGTTTGATCAAGGATTTCACCTGGGAGGAGTTGCGGCGACTGGATGCCGGAAGTTGGTTTGAGCCGCGCTTTGTCGGAGAAAGGATCCCGCGTCTGTCGGATTTGCTCGAATTGGTAGCCGGGACCCGTCTGCTGCTCAACATCGAATTGAAGACCAATATTTTTCCATATCCCGGTATTGAAGAGAAAGTAATCCAAATGGTCAAAAATTTTGGGATTGTCAATCGTTGCATCATCTCTTCCTTCAATCACCATTCTTTGTTGAGAGCCATTACCATTTTGCCGGAGCTGAAGACCGGAGCCTTGTATGAAGCGGATCTGTTCAAGCCATGGGAATATGCAGAAACTTTTGGGGCTGCGGCTTTACATCCCGAACATCATAGCGTCACCCCGGAACTGGTTCGCGAAGCAAGGCACAGGGGGATAATGGTCAATCCATGGACTGTGAATGAACCGGTCCATATGGAGAGAATGATCGCCGCCGCAGTGGATGGGATTATTACCAACTATCCGGATGTTGCAAAACAGGTATTGCAGAATACCTCTCGGCGCTAA